From the genome of Ignavibacteriales bacterium, one region includes:
- a CDS encoding BrxA/BrxB family bacilliredoxin: MFNINQKAPIYDPEAVQPMRDELLYVGFEEATTPQKVEELISNRDDKAVFVFINSVCGCAAGSARPAAALSLQNDIIPDRLVTVFAGQDREAVDHLRNKYLSNIPPSSPFMALFKNGEVVYTMPRHHIEGRDAEDIANELQSIFNKQCKAQGPSISPDKYAELVHAVTCGSKIPLNRN, from the coding sequence ATGTTTAACATAAATCAGAAAGCACCAATTTACGACCCTGAAGCAGTTCAACCGATGCGTGATGAACTTCTTTATGTAGGATTTGAAGAAGCCACCACCCCGCAAAAAGTTGAAGAGTTAATTTCAAATCGTGACGACAAAGCTGTTTTCGTTTTTATAAATTCAGTTTGCGGATGCGCTGCAGGAAGCGCACGCCCCGCTGCAGCGCTTTCTCTTCAAAACGATATAATACCGGATCGACTTGTAACCGTATTCGCTGGACAAGACAGGGAAGCGGTAGATCATCTGAGAAATAAATATCTCTCAAATATTCCGCCGTCATCGCCGTTTATGGCACTCTTTAAGAATGGAGAAGTTGTTTATACAATGCCGCGTCATCATATTGAAGGAAGAGATGCTGAGGATATTGCAAATGAATTGCAATCCATTTTTAATAAACAATGCAAAGCTCAAGGACCGTCAATTTCTCCCGATAAATATGCCGAGCTGGTTCATGCTGTAACATGCGGATCTAAAATACCGTTAAATAGAAATTAG
- a CDS encoding T9SS type A sorting domain-containing protein, which translates to MKSFKIYLPILFFVFTISFAQTKLNMQKVDESALSNGESYPVDARESNEAFDKANGIDYAKLGQPIQTNLKKVAWNFTVGSIKSWIVSDRRPGTSTPFYPIPTTCRAASVGSNCYIFVADSVWGTRVTQTAVDQIRIAFDSQNAVPNSNKGIFQTDKETYGDPPDVDHDTKIIILIFDILDSYSVTHTGGYTVGYFHPINEYSKLQYSNSNEAEMFFLDANPLDISNSSGLITGLSTLAHEFQHMIQYNYHGMLTAAQQETFFDEGCSLVAEVINGYPLYSQSSYYNISTNRYMLGWNPNNDATDVIKDYSRAARFFLYLKEQFGVGVLKSFTQSTRTGINALNIDALPAVPTSRRFSDIVVDWWIANFLNDRNVDTKWGYIYPNVPKVPATTMNADPNVTYKSDAVYKLGAEYISYISGNNLTANFNTNGKTALQLRAIETGPAGKKVSVVTPGSNFTEPNFGTDYTNVTFLVCHNDNNDAVLNPNSIPFAYSYTSSGTNENKPTEIAYDNTEPTGIWNWPAGDSVAVVFDGIPGTKLDSIRVALRTLSSINGGVWRKATSGSALFGKQLAVPITATGKTYVSGTYPPQWTNWVKVDLRNYNIDASTSFVVSFVLEGTYQIGVATGPNRIMNTYQPSSNSLTYTTNNDVRKWYNFTVDDTNPQDSLIVYLIRAYVSLPTGVKDVIELMPSSFKLAQNYPNPFNPSTVISYQLPVSGQVSLKVYDMLGREVATLVNEFQQAGNHNSQFSISNSQLSSGIYFYTIRSGNFVETKKMVLMK; encoded by the coding sequence ATGAAATCATTTAAAATATATTTACCCATCCTGTTTTTTGTTTTTACAATCTCTTTTGCTCAGACCAAATTGAATATGCAGAAGGTTGATGAATCTGCTCTTTCTAACGGAGAAAGTTATCCAGTTGATGCGCGGGAATCAAATGAAGCTTTTGATAAAGCGAACGGGATTGATTACGCTAAGCTTGGCCAGCCGATTCAGACAAATCTTAAAAAAGTTGCATGGAACTTTACTGTTGGTAGTATTAAAAGCTGGATTGTAAGCGATCGTAGACCAGGTACTTCTACTCCTTTTTATCCAATTCCCACAACATGCCGCGCAGCTTCTGTTGGTTCTAATTGTTATATCTTTGTTGCGGACTCTGTTTGGGGCACACGCGTTACTCAAACTGCTGTTGATCAAATTAGGATTGCATTTGATTCACAAAATGCGGTACCTAATTCTAATAAAGGAATTTTTCAAACCGACAAAGAAACTTATGGTGATCCACCCGATGTTGATCACGACACTAAGATCATTATACTGATTTTTGATATTTTAGATAGTTACAGTGTAACACACACGGGTGGTTATACTGTCGGCTATTTTCATCCAATAAATGAGTATTCCAAATTGCAATACTCAAATAGTAATGAAGCCGAAATGTTTTTCCTTGATGCCAATCCACTTGATATATCAAATTCAAGCGGATTAATAACCGGGCTAAGTACACTCGCTCACGAATTTCAGCACATGATTCAATACAATTACCATGGAATGTTAACAGCAGCTCAACAAGAAACATTTTTTGATGAGGGATGTTCCCTTGTAGCGGAAGTAATTAATGGATATCCTCTGTACAGCCAATCATCTTATTATAATATAAGCACGAACAGATATATGTTAGGCTGGAATCCAAATAATGATGCAACAGATGTAATAAAAGATTATTCTCGCGCCGCACGTTTTTTCCTATACCTGAAAGAACAATTTGGTGTCGGTGTACTTAAATCTTTTACACAATCCACAAGAACAGGTATTAATGCGCTTAATATAGATGCTCTTCCAGCTGTACCTACTTCAAGAAGATTTAGTGATATTGTGGTTGATTGGTGGATTGCGAATTTTCTTAATGATAGAAACGTAGATACCAAATGGGGTTACATTTATCCGAATGTACCGAAAGTTCCAGCAACCACTATGAATGCAGATCCAAATGTTACATATAAAAGCGATGCCGTTTATAAATTGGGAGCTGAATATATCTCTTATATATCAGGAAATAATTTAACGGCAAATTTTAATACTAATGGTAAAACCGCATTACAATTAAGAGCGATTGAAACCGGTCCGGCTGGAAAGAAAGTTTCGGTTGTCACTCCGGGAAGCAATTTTACCGAACCAAACTTTGGTACAGACTATACAAATGTAACTTTCCTTGTTTGCCATAACGATAATAATGATGCTGTCCTAAATCCTAATTCGATACCATTCGCCTACTCCTATACTTCATCCGGTACTAATGAAAACAAGCCGACGGAAATCGCTTATGATAATACCGAGCCTACTGGTATTTGGAATTGGCCAGCAGGTGATTCAGTTGCTGTTGTGTTTGACGGTATTCCCGGTACAAAACTGGACTCAATAAGAGTTGCTTTAAGAACATTAAGCTCAATAAACGGTGGAGTTTGGCGTAAAGCTACTTCCGGTTCCGCTTTATTCGGAAAACAATTAGCTGTACCGATAACTGCAACTGGTAAAACCTATGTATCCGGCACTTATCCACCTCAATGGACGAACTGGGTAAAAGTGGATTTGCGAAACTACAATATAGATGCTAGCACATCCTTTGTCGTTTCATTCGTACTTGAAGGCACATATCAAATTGGTGTCGCAACAGGTCCGAATAGAATTATGAATACATATCAACCTTCATCAAATAGCCTAACCTATACTACCAATAATGATGTTAGAAAATGGTATAATTTTACTGTTGATGATACCAACCCTCAAGATTCGCTTATTGTTTATTTAATCCGTGCATACGTTAGTTTGCCGACAGGAGTAAAAGACGTTATTGAGTTAATGCCGTCATCTTTCAAACTTGCTCAGAATTATCCTAATCCATTTAATCCTAGTACCGTAATAAGTTATCAGCTGCCGGTTAGCGGGCAAGTTTCATTAAAAGTGTATGATATGCTTGGAAGAGAAGTAGCAACTCTTGTAAACGAATTCCAGCAAGCAGGAAATCATAATTCTCAATTCTCAATTTCCAATTCGCAATTATCCAGCGGGATTTATTTCTACACAATCAGATCCGGTAATTTTGTTGAGACAAAAAAGATGGTGCTGATGAAATAA
- a CDS encoding cysteine desulfurase, translated as MITAIPEVKRKFDVEEIRADFPILKRLVNGKPLVYLDNAATSQKPQAVIDALTQYYTYDNANIHRGLYFLSELATEQYETTRLKVKELINAMSVSEIVFVRGATEAINLVASSLCRAKHFKDGDEVIISNMEHHSNIVPWQLMGGRKKTNLKVIPINDAGELDMETFEKMFNEKTKLVSVVHISNSLGTVNPVKKIIEIAHSHGVPVLLDGAQAIPHYKIDVQELDADFYVFSGHKVFGPTGIGILYGKTEFLEMMPPYQGGGDMIRTVTFEETTFDDIPRKFEAGTPNIAGGIGLGAAIDYLNQFDRQDLIEHENFLLQYGTEQLLQIPGLRIIGTAKEKASVISFVIEGIHPYDIGTIIDTDGIAIRTGHHCTQPIMKRFNVPATARASFAFYNTKEEIEKLVMGIHKVKKMFA; from the coding sequence GTGATAACTGCAATCCCGGAAGTAAAAAGAAAATTTGATGTTGAAGAAATTCGCGCTGATTTTCCAATCTTAAAAAGATTAGTAAATGGAAAACCTCTTGTCTATCTCGATAATGCAGCAACATCTCAAAAACCGCAAGCGGTCATCGACGCTCTAACACAATATTATACTTATGATAACGCAAATATTCATCGCGGTCTTTACTTCTTAAGCGAACTTGCTACCGAGCAATACGAAACAACGCGGCTTAAAGTGAAAGAACTAATTAATGCAATGAGCGTTTCGGAAATTGTATTTGTCCGGGGCGCTACAGAAGCTATTAATCTCGTAGCATCATCGCTTTGTAGAGCAAAACATTTTAAGGATGGTGATGAAGTCATAATTTCGAATATGGAACATCACTCCAATATTGTGCCTTGGCAGTTAATGGGCGGCAGAAAAAAGACAAATCTGAAAGTCATTCCTATTAACGACGCCGGTGAACTGGATATGGAAACTTTCGAAAAAATGTTTAACGAAAAAACAAAGCTTGTCTCGGTAGTTCATATCTCCAATTCGCTTGGTACTGTTAATCCGGTAAAAAAAATAATTGAGATAGCACACTCGCACGGAGTGCCTGTTCTACTCGATGGAGCTCAGGCAATTCCTCATTACAAAATTGATGTGCAAGAATTAGATGCGGATTTTTATGTATTCTCCGGTCATAAGGTTTTTGGACCTACCGGCATTGGCATTCTCTACGGCAAAACAGAATTTTTAGAAATGATGCCTCCTTATCAAGGCGGCGGTGATATGATACGCACGGTTACGTTCGAAGAAACCACATTCGATGATATTCCAAGAAAATTTGAAGCTGGTACACCGAACATCGCCGGTGGAATCGGACTTGGTGCGGCGATCGATTACTTAAATCAATTTGACCGTCAAGATTTAATTGAGCACGAAAATTTTCTTCTCCAATATGGAACAGAACAACTTTTGCAAATTCCAGGATTGCGAATTATAGGAACCGCTAAAGAAAAAGCATCTGTAATATCGTTTGTGATTGAAGGGATTCATCCATACGATATCGGGACAATTATTGACACCGACGGAATTGCAATACGAACCGGACACCATTGCACTCAGCCGATAATGAAAAGATTTAACGTGCCGGCAACTGCGCGGGCATCGTTCGCGTTCTATAACACAAAAGAAGAAATTGAGAAGCTCGTTATGGGAATTCATAAAGTAAAAAAAATGTTTGCATAA
- a CDS encoding Rrf2 family transcriptional regulator: MKFSAQEEYGLRCLLRIAKFYSVEKSLTIPEISRAEGISEHNAGKILRVLRIGGLLESSRGQIGGYTLTRPPDQISVGDILKVLGGRLFDDEFCNTHTGAMDICTNSIDCSVRSLWKMIQDSVDSIVSKMTLKDLMVRENFMYDELSGNSKIKEELKEIES, from the coding sequence ATGAAATTCAGTGCGCAAGAAGAATATGGACTTAGATGTTTACTCCGGATAGCAAAATTTTATTCCGTTGAGAAATCTTTGACTATTCCGGAGATAAGCCGCGCGGAAGGAATCAGTGAACACAATGCTGGTAAAATTTTGCGCGTGCTTCGCATCGGCGGATTATTAGAAAGTTCGCGAGGACAAATCGGCGGTTACACATTAACACGTCCGCCTGATCAAATTTCCGTCGGCGATATTTTGAAAGTCCTCGGCGGCAGATTATTTGATGATGAATTCTGCAATACTCACACAGGAGCAATGGACATCTGCACAAACTCAATTGATTGTTCGGTACGCTCTCTCTGGAAAATGATACAAGATTCCGTTGATTCAATTGTTTCTAAAATGACTCTGAAAGATTTAATGGTAAGAGAAAATTTTATGTATGATGAACTCAGCGGCAATTCAAAAATAAAAGAAGAGCTGAAAGAAATTGAATCTTAG
- the sufD gene encoding Fe-S cluster assembly protein SufD: protein MTGKEFYIENFNTFQKKLNGESKSFLNDIRKEAMNRLSELEFPTNRNEEWKYTNVSPILKQNFVPAVNTTIPNFTKEEIKKFLFQDFDCHLLVFVNGFFSEELSRIDQLPKGVVLGSLKKISKEDPQILSSYINKISKIDNAFNALNTAYALDGLVVIVPDGIELEKPIQVLYLNTSENEVVLSLPRNLIVAGKKSYVSVIANYSGYGEEKYFSNIITEVFVDEYAIVNLCKVQNENENSYHIEKVQAQQKKNSVFNHYNVTFGGAIVRNDINSLLDGENIETHYYGLYMANGTQHVDNHTFIDHAKPNCMSNELYKGILDDNSRGVFNGKIIVRQDAQKTNAYQQNKTILLSKGATIDTKPQLEIFADDVKCSHGATVGHLDETSEFYIRSRGVPQELAKSMLIRAFANDVIETIKIEPLKEQINNMIFDHLHRIEIENEK from the coding sequence ATGACCGGTAAAGAATTTTATATAGAAAACTTCAATACGTTTCAAAAGAAATTAAACGGAGAATCGAAATCATTTTTAAATGATATCCGCAAAGAAGCGATGAACAGATTGTCTGAACTTGAATTTCCGACAAACCGAAACGAAGAATGGAAATACACAAACGTATCGCCGATTCTAAAACAGAATTTTGTCCCGGCAGTTAATACAACAATACCAAATTTTACCAAGGAGGAGATCAAAAAATTTCTCTTTCAAGATTTTGATTGCCACTTATTAGTCTTTGTAAATGGATTTTTTTCTGAAGAATTAAGCAGAATCGATCAGCTTCCAAAAGGTGTTGTTTTAGGAAGTTTGAAGAAAATTTCTAAAGAAGATCCTCAAATTCTCAGCAGTTACATTAATAAGATTTCAAAAATTGATAACGCGTTTAACGCTTTGAATACGGCTTATGCGCTTGATGGTCTTGTTGTTATTGTACCGGACGGAATTGAACTCGAGAAACCAATTCAAGTTTTGTATCTAAACACAAGCGAGAACGAAGTAGTCCTTTCTCTTCCAAGAAATTTGATTGTCGCCGGAAAAAAATCATACGTAAGTGTTATTGCAAATTACAGCGGTTACGGAGAAGAAAAATACTTCAGCAATATCATTACTGAAGTTTTTGTTGATGAATATGCAATAGTTAATCTCTGCAAAGTTCAGAATGAGAATGAGAATTCATACCATATTGAAAAAGTGCAGGCACAGCAAAAGAAGAATAGCGTCTTCAATCATTACAATGTGACTTTCGGCGGAGCGATTGTGCGCAACGATATAAATTCTTTGCTCGATGGCGAGAATATCGAAACGCATTACTACGGTTTATATATGGCAAACGGAACGCAGCACGTTGACAACCATACATTTATCGATCATGCAAAACCTAATTGTATGAGCAACGAACTTTATAAAGGAATTCTCGACGATAATTCTCGCGGCGTATTTAACGGAAAAATTATTGTTCGCCAAGACGCGCAAAAGACAAACGCGTATCAGCAGAACAAAACAATTTTACTCTCTAAAGGTGCAACTATTGATACAAAACCGCAGCTTGAAATTTTTGCAGATGATGTTAAATGTTCTCATGGCGCAACAGTCGGTCATCTTGATGAGACATCGGAGTTTTACATTCGTTCACGCGGTGTACCGCAAGAACTTGCTAAATCAATGTTGATTAGAGCATTTGCAAATGATGTAATTGAGACTATAAAGATTGAACCGTTGAAAGAGCAGATCAATAATATGATATTTGATCATCTTCACAGAATTGAAATTGAAAATGAAAAATAG
- a CDS encoding deoxyhypusine synthase has translation MAAKKDFLKETIQHIDIKEHNVVKLVDSMEKMAFSARDLSRAAKIYDMMLKDKECAVILTLAGSLFSAGLKKVVFDLVNNNMVDAIVSTGAVMVDQDFFEALGFKHYIGTPFVDDNVMRDLHIDRIYDTFIDEDELRICDETTAKIFDSLEHRPYSSRELLRQFGKYLDENGGPKVDDSVIYAAYKKNVPIFVPAFSDCSAGFGIVMHQVKNPESHVSIDSGKDFLELTQIKLHNKETGIFMIGGGVPKNFTQDIVVAAELLEEDASMHKYAVQITVADVRDGALSSSTLKEASSWGKVETTYEQMVYSEATLAMPLIAGYAYHKGSWKNRVPKELSTIYSKEKV, from the coding sequence ATGGCAGCAAAGAAAGATTTTTTGAAAGAAACTATTCAGCATATCGATATAAAAGAGCACAATGTTGTTAAGCTGGTTGATTCAATGGAAAAGATGGCTTTCAGCGCGCGCGATCTTAGCCGTGCCGCAAAAATTTACGATATGATGCTTAAAGATAAAGAATGTGCCGTTATTCTAACTCTCGCCGGAAGTTTATTCAGCGCCGGTTTGAAGAAAGTAGTTTTCGATCTTGTTAATAACAATATGGTAGACGCAATTGTATCAACCGGTGCTGTGATGGTTGATCAGGACTTTTTTGAAGCGCTCGGATTCAAGCATTATATCGGAACTCCTTTTGTTGATGATAATGTTATGCGCGATCTTCATATAGACAGAATTTACGATACATTTATTGATGAAGACGAACTGCGTATCTGTGATGAGACAACCGCAAAAATTTTCGATTCACTCGAGCATAGACCGTATTCATCGCGGGAATTATTAAGACAATTCGGCAAATATCTTGATGAGAACGGCGGACCGAAAGTTGATGACAGCGTAATCTATGCCGCATACAAGAAGAACGTTCCAATCTTCGTTCCGGCGTTTTCCGATTGCTCTGCCGGATTCGGAATTGTTATGCACCAGGTAAAAAATCCCGAAAGTCATGTTTCAATTGATTCCGGAAAAGATTTTCTTGAACTGACTCAAATTAAACTGCATAATAAAGAAACCGGAATTTTTATGATAGGCGGAGGAGTTCCTAAAAACTTTACGCAGGATATTGTTGTTGCAGCAGAACTTCTTGAAGAAGATGCATCAATGCATAAATACGCAGTTCAAATTACAGTTGCTGATGTACGCGACGGCGCTCTCTCTTCGTCAACATTAAAAGAAGCAAGTTCATGGGGTAAAGTTGAAACGACTTACGAGCAAATGGTTTATTCGGAAGCTACACTTGCTATGCCGCTAATTGCCGGCTATGCTTACCATAAAGGTTCATGGAAAAATAGAGTTCCGAAAGAATTGAGTACAATCTACTCAAAAGAAAAAGTATAA
- the sufC gene encoding Fe-S cluster assembly ATPase SufC, whose protein sequence is MLSIKNLRANVEGNEILKGIDLEIKTGEVHAIMGPNGSGKSTLANVLTGNKSYEVTGGEVLFEGKNLLEMDPETRAREGMFLAFQYPVEIPGISNATFLKTALNEIRKYKSEAELTPKQFLEKIKEKAKILGLDETLISRYVNVGFSGGEKKRNEIFQMLMLEPKFVLLDETDSGLDIDALRIVSDGVNVYKNGKNAFLVITHYQRLLNYIQPDFVHVLYKGKIIKSGGKELALELEEKGYDWIKTEEVETENVRLEK, encoded by the coding sequence ATGTTATCAATAAAAAATCTGCGTGCAAATGTAGAAGGAAATGAAATTCTTAAAGGGATCGATCTGGAAATAAAAACTGGTGAAGTTCATGCTATAATGGGTCCTAACGGTTCCGGAAAAAGTACACTAGCTAATGTGTTAACTGGAAATAAAAGTTACGAAGTAACCGGTGGAGAAGTTTTATTTGAGGGAAAAAATCTGCTTGAAATGGATCCCGAAACACGTGCAAGGGAAGGAATGTTTCTTGCATTTCAGTATCCGGTGGAAATTCCCGGAATCAGTAACGCGACATTTCTAAAAACAGCTCTTAATGAAATTAGAAAATATAAAAGCGAAGCGGAATTAACTCCAAAACAATTTCTTGAGAAGATTAAGGAGAAAGCAAAAATTCTTGGTCTCGATGAAACGCTTATCAGCCGTTATGTTAATGTCGGTTTCTCCGGCGGTGAGAAGAAAAGAAATGAAATTTTTCAAATGCTGATGCTTGAACCGAAATTTGTTCTTCTGGATGAAACAGATTCTGGTCTTGATATTGACGCGCTCCGAATTGTATCAGACGGAGTGAATGTTTATAAAAATGGAAAAAATGCATTCCTAGTAATTACTCACTATCAAAGACTGCTCAATTATATACAGCCGGATTTTGTTCATGTTCTTTACAAAGGAAAAATTATTAAATCCGGTGGAAAAGAATTAGCTCTTGAACTGGAAGAAAAAGGTTACGATTGGATCAAAACAGAAGAAGTTGAGACTGAAAATGTGCGATTGGAGAAATAA
- a CDS encoding DUF59 domain-containing protein — protein MIDKGKLEQAVISVLKTCFDPEIPVDIWELGLIYGIKIDDEGNIYIKMTLTSPGCPVAGSMPGDVKEKVKSVHGVKDVYVDLVWEPAWSFDKMTEEAKLELGFL, from the coding sequence ATGATAGACAAAGGAAAATTAGAACAAGCGGTTATTTCTGTGCTCAAAACATGTTTCGATCCCGAAATTCCGGTTGACATTTGGGAACTAGGATTGATCTACGGAATTAAAATTGACGATGAAGGAAATATATATATTAAAATGACATTGACTTCTCCGGGTTGTCCGGTTGCCGGAAGTATGCCCGGCGATGTAAAAGAAAAAGTAAAGAGCGTTCATGGCGTCAAAGATGTTTATGTTGATCTGGTCTGGGAACCCGCATGGAGTTTTGACAAAATGACGGAAGAAGCAAAATTGGAATTAGGGTTTTTATAA